A genomic window from Yoonia sp. R2331 includes:
- a CDS encoding TRAP transporter small permease, producing MQNNPKPTEGRADSARPEITFKDSDVDVSDFGVVDLPGLIALWILAFIVFLQFFTRYVLNDSLAWTEEIARYLLIVVAFFGAISVTRKGTHIFLEFFYRYLSARAGKWLAVTMEALSLVFYGYLTILAVELAQKTRTKMASVEIPKSLLYWCVAAALLAMTAFSIYWLLRKIRQSPEAVLQELEEHSLHDISN from the coding sequence GTGCAAAATAACCCGAAACCAACGGAGGGGCGCGCCGACAGTGCGCGCCCCGAAATCACCTTCAAGGATTCTGATGTCGACGTATCCGACTTTGGGGTCGTCGATCTTCCAGGGCTTATCGCACTCTGGATTCTTGCATTCATTGTCTTTCTTCAGTTCTTCACACGGTATGTCCTGAACGACAGCCTCGCATGGACAGAAGAAATCGCGCGTTATCTGCTGATCGTCGTCGCTTTCTTCGGCGCGATCTCAGTCACCCGCAAGGGTACGCATATCTTCTTGGAATTTTTCTACCGCTACCTGTCAGCCCGCGCCGGCAAATGGCTTGCCGTGACGATGGAGGCGCTTTCGCTGGTCTTCTATGGCTATCTGACGATTTTGGCGGTCGAACTGGCGCAAAAAACGCGAACCAAGATGGCGTCGGTCGAGATACCGAAAAGCCTTCTATATTGGTGCGTCGCAGCGGCCTTGTTGGCCATGACTGCATTCTCGATCTACTGGCTCCTGCGCAAAATCCGCCAATCACCCGAAGCTGTTCTGCAAGAGCTGGAAGAGCATTCACTTCACGACATATCAAACTGA